One Microbispora sp. ZYX-F-249 genomic window carries:
- a CDS encoding NAD(P)/FAD-dependent oxidoreductase, with protein MDDVWDLVVVGAGPAGSAAALRARQLAPGCRVLLLDRAAFPRDKACGDGIAAHARQELALLGLPDVLDDHRPTPRLSVTSPGGAHVSAVVARPNHVVPRRVFDARLVEAARARGVEVRRHRVRTLTALGEHVLIDGHLVARAVVAADGANSAVRRLIGVPPSPDRHTAIAVRGYADVPPADDVQVIVMQSEAWPAYAWSFPVGDGTANVGYGLLLPALRQTGLPGREVLHGRLARLLPLLGGISSPVRDLRAHHLPLSSGRPAPGAGRVLLAGDAANLVNPLTGEGIYYALLSGRLAAEAVIDSPGDPLRAYRRGLRRALGRHLRTTDVLALAARSPGFIDAAIAVAARRTEVFDLLVDVGLGAGTVPPRLAAAVASRWLRDAIR; from the coding sequence GTGGACGACGTCTGGGACCTGGTGGTCGTCGGCGCCGGGCCGGCGGGCTCGGCCGCCGCGCTGCGGGCCCGGCAGCTCGCCCCCGGCTGCCGGGTGCTGCTGCTCGACCGGGCGGCCTTCCCGCGTGACAAGGCCTGCGGCGACGGCATCGCGGCGCACGCACGGCAGGAGCTCGCGCTGCTCGGGCTGCCCGATGTGCTCGACGACCACCGTCCGACGCCGCGCCTGTCGGTGACGTCGCCCGGCGGAGCCCACGTCTCGGCCGTCGTCGCGCGGCCCAACCACGTGGTGCCCCGCCGGGTCTTCGACGCCCGGCTGGTCGAGGCGGCGCGGGCGCGCGGCGTGGAGGTGCGCCGCCACCGGGTGCGTACGCTGACCGCCCTCGGCGAGCACGTCCTGATCGACGGTCACCTGGTCGCCCGGGCGGTCGTCGCCGCCGACGGCGCCAACTCGGCCGTACGACGGCTGATCGGCGTGCCGCCGAGCCCTGACCGGCACACCGCCATCGCGGTGCGCGGCTACGCCGACGTGCCGCCCGCGGACGACGTGCAGGTCATCGTCATGCAGAGCGAAGCGTGGCCGGCCTACGCCTGGTCGTTCCCGGTGGGCGACGGCACGGCCAACGTCGGCTACGGCCTGCTGCTGCCGGCGCTGCGACAGACCGGGCTGCCGGGCCGGGAGGTGCTGCACGGGCGGCTGGCCCGGCTCCTCCCCCTACTGGGTGGGATCAGCTCGCCCGTCCGCGACCTGCGGGCGCATCACCTGCCGCTGTCGAGCGGGCGGCCGGCGCCCGGAGCGGGCCGGGTGCTGCTGGCCGGCGACGCGGCGAACCTCGTCAATCCGCTCACCGGCGAGGGCATCTACTACGCGCTGCTGTCGGGGCGGCTCGCCGCCGAGGCCGTGATCGATTCGCCGGGCGACCCGCTGCGGGCCTACCGGCGTGGTCTGCGCCGGGCGCTCGGGCGGCACCTGCGCACCACCGACGTGCTCGCCCTGGCCGCCCGCTCCCCCGGCTTCATCGACGCGGCGATCGCCGTCGCCGCCCGCCGCACCGAGGTGTTCGATTTGCTCGTGGACGTCGGGCTCGGCGCCGGCACCGTGCCGCCCCGCCTGGCGGCGGCCGTCGCCTCGCGCTGGCTGCGCGACGCCATCAGATGA
- a CDS encoding serine hydrolase domain-containing protein yields MIPETFSVSRRSALRLLAGGTAAGLAAGLPASPASAAARVWSVTGRSATSLKPFDDTLKRFMQARTIPHASLAVVRKGKLMLARGYNWTADTSFAAGPTSLFRVASLSKPVTAAAVLKLAQDGKLSLTAKVAPLLGLSTTADPRLANVTVTHLLQHLGGWDSAISGDPMFKDQVIASALGVPLPITQAHIIKHTSGRKLDHAPGTTYAYSNYGYLLLQKVVEKASGVSYASYVQSKILTPLKIKRMALGRTAKSLRKSGEAPYFSQYTGKSVIDTSNSVVPFPYGGFNLENMAAHGGWLATAVDLAKFTTLFDAAGVLTSASISRAFAKPSIGVNSDGWYYGLGWQVRPVTGGRNTWHTGSLAGTSTLMVRRYDGLSWVVLFDQRDDASGLNYGDIDAQLHTAADSVKSWPTTNLFSTYGL; encoded by the coding sequence CCGCCGGGCTGCCCGCGTCGCCGGCGAGCGCGGCGGCCCGCGTGTGGAGCGTCACCGGCCGCAGCGCGACGTCGCTGAAGCCCTTCGACGACACGCTGAAGCGCTTCATGCAGGCGCGGACGATCCCCCACGCGTCCCTTGCCGTGGTCCGCAAGGGCAAGCTGATGCTCGCCCGGGGCTACAACTGGACGGCGGACACCTCGTTCGCGGCCGGGCCCACCTCGCTGTTCCGCGTCGCGAGCCTCAGCAAGCCGGTCACCGCCGCCGCGGTGCTGAAGCTGGCGCAGGACGGCAAGCTGAGCCTCACGGCGAAGGTCGCGCCGCTGCTCGGACTGAGCACGACCGCCGACCCGCGCCTCGCCAACGTCACCGTGACCCACCTGCTGCAGCACCTCGGCGGGTGGGATTCCGCGATCTCGGGCGACCCGATGTTCAAGGACCAGGTCATCGCCTCGGCCCTCGGCGTCCCGCTGCCGATCACGCAGGCGCACATCATCAAGCACACGTCCGGCCGCAAGCTCGACCACGCCCCCGGGACGACGTACGCGTACTCGAACTACGGATACCTCCTCCTGCAGAAGGTCGTCGAGAAGGCGAGCGGGGTCTCGTACGCGAGCTACGTCCAGAGCAAGATCCTGACGCCGCTCAAGATCAAGCGGATGGCGCTCGGCAGGACGGCGAAGAGTCTCCGCAAATCGGGTGAGGCGCCGTACTTCTCGCAGTACACCGGCAAGAGCGTGATCGACACCTCCAACTCCGTGGTGCCCTTCCCGTACGGCGGGTTCAACCTGGAGAACATGGCCGCCCACGGCGGGTGGCTCGCCACGGCCGTCGACCTGGCCAAGTTCACCACCCTCTTCGACGCGGCGGGCGTGCTGACCTCGGCGTCGATCTCCAGGGCGTTCGCCAAGCCGTCGATCGGCGTCAACTCCGACGGCTGGTACTACGGCCTCGGATGGCAGGTCCGCCCGGTCACCGGGGGCCGCAACACCTGGCACACGGGGTCGCTGGCCGGCACCTCCACCCTCATGGTCCGGCGCTACGACGGGCTGAGCTGGGTGGTGCTGTTCGACCAGCGCGACGACGCCTCCGGGCTGAACTACGGGGACATCGACGCCCAGCTCCACACCGCAGCCGACTCGGTGAAGTCCTGGCCCACCACCAACCTCTTCTCCACGTACGGTCTGTGA